One window of Camelina sativa cultivar DH55 chromosome 4, Cs, whole genome shotgun sequence genomic DNA carries:
- the LOC104780625 gene encoding anaphase-promoting complex subunit 8-like: MVSKESCRNEIRAAIRQLSDRCLYSAAKWAGEQLVGIEQDPSNFTPSNTRFQRGSSSIRRRFSTNESISTPQPSVGFSQAATPLPEEDETIDGDLYLLAKSYFDCREYRRASHVLRDQTSKKSVFLHFYALYLAGEKRKEEEMIELEGPLGKSDAINRELVSLERDLSALRRTGAIDSFGLYLYGVVLKEKGNETLAIASLVESVNSYPWNWSAWSELQSLCTSIETLDRLNLNNHWMKDFFLGYAYQELRMHTESLAKYDYLQGIFSFSNYIQAQTAKAQYSLREFDQVEIMFEELLRNDPYRVEDMDLYSNVLYAKEACAALSYLAHKVFLTDKYRPESCCIIGNYYSLKGQHEKAVMYFRRALKLSKKYLSAWTLMGHEYVEMKNTPAAIDAYRRAVDINPSDYRAWYGLGQAYEMMGMPFYALHYFRKSIFFLPNDSRLWIAMAKCYQTEQLYMLEEAIKCYKRAVNCTDTEGIALNQLAKLHQKLGRNEEAAFYFEKDLERMDAEGLEGPNMFEALVFLATHFKNHKKFEEAEVYCTRLLDYSGPEKEKAKSLLRGIRMAQTGFPSMDLEHFPI; the protein is encoded by the exons ATGGTCTCTAAAGAGAGTTGCCGCAACGAGATCCGTGCGGCTATCCGACAACTTAGCGACCGCTGTTTATACTCCGCCGCAAAGTG GGCAGGAGAGCAGCTTGTGGGGATAGAGCAAGACCCTTCTAATTTTACACCTTCGAATACGAGGTTCCAGCGAGGAAGCTCAAGTATCCGTAGAAGGTTCAGCACCAATGAATCTATTTCAACACCCCAACCTTCCGTTGGCTTCTCTCAAGCAGCTACTCCTCTCccggaagaagatgaaaccattGATGGTGACCTTTACCTTTTAGCAAAGTCCTACTTCGATTGTCGAGAGTACAGACGGGCTTCCCATGTGCTTCGTGATCAAACGAGCAAAAAATCGGTGTTCTTGCATTTCTATGCCCTTTATCTG GCTGGAGAAAAACGGAAAGAGGAAGAAATGATAGAACTTGAAGGTCCTTTGGGTAAGAGTGATGCAATAAACCGTGAACTGGTATCTTTGGAGAGGGACTTATCAGCTCTGAGGAGGACAGGAGCAATTGACTCTTTTGGATTATACTTGTATGGTGTGGttcttaaagaaaaaggaaatgaaactCTTGCTATTGCAAGCCTCGTGGAATCTGTGAACAGCTATCCATGGAACTGGAGTGCCTGGTCAGAGCTGCAGTCTCTGTGTACTTCGATCGAAACCTTGGATAGGCTTAATCTAAACAACCACTGgatgaaagatttttttcttgGCTATGCTTATCAAGAACTCAGAATGCACACTGAGTCTTTGGCGAAGTACGATTATCTGCAAGGTATTTTCAGCTTTAGCAATTACATCCAAGCTCAAACTGCAAAAGCTCAGTATAGTCTTAGGGAATTTGACCAGGTTGAAATCATGTTTGAAGAACTTCTGAGAAACGATCCCTATCGGGTGGAAGATATGGATTTGTATTCTAATGTTCTGTATGCAAAAGAAGCATGTGCTGCGCTGAGTTACCTTGCACACAAGGTGTTTTTGACTGATAAATACAGACCTGAGTCTTGCTGCATTATTGGCAACTACTACAGTTTAAAAGGGCAGCATGAGAAAGCAGTTATGTACTTCCGGAGAGCTTTGAAACTGAGCAAGAAGTATTTATCTGCGTGGACTCTTATGGGCCATGAATATGTCGAGATGAAGAACACTCCTGCTGCCATTGATGCATATCGACGAGCTGTTGATATAAACCCTTCTGATTACCGAGCTTGGTATGGGTTAGGACAAGCATATGAGATGATGGGGATGCCTTTCTATGCACTTCATTATTTTCGCAAATCTATATTCTTTCTTCCAAACGATTCTCGGTTGTGGATAGCTATGGCTAAATGTTATCAAACCGAACAGCTTTACATGCTTGAAGAGGCCATCAAGTGTTACAAAAGAGCTGTGAACTGTACCGACACGGAAGGAATAGCTCTTAATCAGCTGGCAAAGCTTCACCAGAAGCTTGGACGAAATGAAGAAGCTGCGTTTTACTTTGAGAAGGATTTAGAGAGAATGGATGCTGAAGGGTTAGAAGGACCAAACATGTTTGAGGCTTTGGTATTTCTTGCTACACATTTCAAAAATCACAAGAAATTTGAAGAAGCAGAAGTCTATTGCACCCGTCTTCTTGATTATAGTGGCCCT GAAAAAGAAAAGGCAAAGAGCTTACTAAGAGGGATAAGAATGGCGCAAACCGGTTTTCCTTCGATGGATCTGGAGCATTTTCCTATTTAG
- the LOC104780628 gene encoding E2F transcription factor-like E2FE codes for MSDLPPERSIVPITSSSPVYMPESSSYLQLHHSYSRKQKSLGLLCTNFLALYNRDGIDTIGLDDAAFKLGVERRRIYDIVNVLESVGVLTRRAKNQYTWKGFAAIPAALKELQEEAVKDTFHRFYVNENVKGSDDEDDDEESSQPHSSSQTDSSKPGSLPQSSDSPKLDNRREKSLGLLTQNFIKLFICSEARIISLDEAAKLLLGDAHNTSIMRTKVRRLYDIANVLSSMNLIEKTHTLDSRKPAFKWLGYNGEPTFTLSSDLLQMESRKRAFGTDLTNVNVKRSKSSSSSQDNATERRLKMKKHSTAESSYNKSFDVYESRHGSTGYQFGPFAPGTGTYPTAVLEDNSRRAFDVENLVSDHHPSYQNQVLKDLFSHYMDAWNTWYSEVIQKNPLPNASQHR; via the exons ATGTCAGATCTACCGCCGGAAAGATCCATTGTGCcgattacttcttcttcacctgtTTACATGCcggaatcttcttcttatttacaGTTACACCATTCTTATAGTCGGAAACAGAAGTCTTTGGGTCTTCTTTGTACcaa TTTCTTAGCTTTGTATAATCGAGATGGGATTGACACGATTGGGCTTGACGACGCTGCCTTCAAATTAG GAGTCGAGAGACGACGAATCTATGATATTGTTAATGTTCTCGAGAGTGTTGGG GTTTTAACAAGAAGAGCAAAGAATCAGTATACGTGGAAAGGGTTTGCCGCAATTCCAGCAGCTTTGAAGGAGCTTCAA GAGGAGGCGGTTAAGGACACTTTTCACCGTTTCTATGTCAATGAGAATGTTAAA GGAtctgatgatgaggatgatgacgaAGAGTCTTCTCAGCCTCATTCTAGTAGCCAGACCGATAGTTCAAAACCTGGCTCTCTTCCCCAATCTTCAGATTCGCCAAAATTAG ATAACCGACGAGAGAAATCTTTAGGACTGCTTACGCAGAACTTTATCAAGCTCTTTATTTGCTCTGAA GCTAGGATCATCTCCCTTGACGAGGCTGCAAAATTACTGCTTGGTGATGCCCACAATACATCAATAATGCGAA CAAAAGTGAGGCGACTTTATGATATTGCGAATGTCTTGTCATCTATGAATCTCATCGAGAAG ACTCACACCTTAGATTCTCGAAAACCAGCTTTTAAGTGGTTGGGATACAATGGTGAACCTACTTTCACACTGAGCAGCGATTTGCTGCAAATGGAGTCGAGAAAAAGAGCTTTTGGAACTGATCTGACAAATGTCAATGTCAAAAGAAGtaaatcatcatcttcgtccCAAGATAATGCTACAGAGAGAAGGCTAAAGATGAAAAAACACTCAACAGCAGAGAGTTCTTATAATAAAAGCTTTGATGTTTATGAATCAAGACATGGATCAACAGGTTACCAGTTTGGTCCTTTTGCTCCAGGCACTGGTACATATCCAACAGCTGTTTTGGAGGACAACTCTAGGAGAGCTTTTGATGTTGAGAATCTGGTTTCGGATCACCATCCCTCTTACCAAAACCAAG TTTTGAAAGACTTATTTTCCCATTACATGGATGCTTGGAACACATGGTACAGCGAAGTCATCCAGAAGAATCCATTGCCTAATGCATCACAGCACCGTTag
- the LOC104780626 gene encoding betaine aldehyde dehydrogenase 2, mitochondrial: MAITVPRRQLFIGGQWTEPVRRNTLPVVNPATEDIIGYIPAATSEDVELAVEAARKAFTSNNGKDWARATGAVRAKYLRAIAAKVIERKSELANLEAIDCGKPLDEAAWDMDDVAGCFDYYADLAEGLDAKQKAPLSLPMDTFKGYVLKEPIGVVGLITPWNYPLLMAVWKVAPSLAAGCTAILKPSELASLTCLELADICREVGLPPGVLNVLTGLGTEAGAPLASHPHVDKIVFTGSTTTGSSIMTSAAKLVKPVSLELGGKSPIVVFDDVDIDKAVEWTMFGCFWTNGQICSATSRLLVHERIADEFLDKLVKWTKNIKISDPFEEGCRLGPVVSKGQYERVLKFVSNARNEGATVLCGGVRPEHLKKGYFVKPAIISNVTTSMEIWREEVFGPALCVKTFSTEDEAIQLANDSQYGLAGAVLSNDLERCDRVSKAFQAGIVWVNCSQPCFCQAPWGGTKRSGFGRELGEWGLENYLSVKQVTQYISDEPWGWYKPPSKL, encoded by the exons GTTATATTCCAGCTGCAACTTCTGAAGATGTGGAGCTCGCTGTGGAAGCTGCTAGGAAAGCATTTACTAGTAACAACGGAAAGGATTGGGCTAGAGCAACTGGGGCTGTTCGTGCCAAATACTTGCGTGCTATTGCTGCCAAG GTAATTGAGAGAAAGTCTGAACTAGCTAATCTTGAGGCTATTGATTGCGGTAAACCTTTAGATGAAGCGGCATGGGACATG GATGATGTTGCTGGATGTTTTGACTATTATGCTGACCTTGCTGAAGGCTTGGATGCAAAGCAGAAGGCCCCTCTTTCTCTTCCGATGGATACTTTTAAGGGTTATGTTCTCAAGGAACCTATTGGTGTGGTTGGGCTGATTACTCCATG GAATTATCCGTTACTGATGGCTGTCTGGAAGGTAGCTCCTTCACTTGCTGCTGGGTGCACGGCAATACTAAAACCTTCAGAGTTGGCCTCCCT GACATGTTTGGAGCTCGCTGATATTTGCCGCGAGGTGGGTCTGCCAcctggtgttcttaatgttctGACTGGTTTAGGAACTGAAGCAGGTGCTCCACTGGCATCGCATCCACATGTTGACAAG ATTGTATTCACTGGAAGCACAACAACCGGAAGCAGCATTATGACTTCCGCTGCCAAATTGGTTAAG CCTGTTTCCTTGGAGCTTGGGGGGAAAAGCCCTATCGTTGtctttgatgatgttgatattgATAAAG CTGTGGAATGGACTATGTTTGGCTGTTTCTGGACGAATGGGCAGATTTGCAGTGCCACATCTCGACTTCTCGTGCAT GAAAGGATTGCTGATGAATTTTTGGACAAGCTGGTAAAGTGGACAAAGAACATTAAGATTTCAGATCCTTTCGAAGAAGGCTGTAGGCTTGGTCCTGTTGTCAGCAAAGGACAG TACGAGAGAGTTCTGAAGTTTGTCTCAAACGCTAGGAATGAAGGTGCAACTGTCCTTTGTGGAGGAGTTCGTCCCGAG CATTTGAAGAAAGGATACTTTGTTAAACCTGCAATTATTTCAAATGTGACTACTTCAATGGAAATCTGGAGAGAGGAAGTCTTTGGTCCTGCTCTGTGTGTCAAAACATTCTCCACCGAGGATGAGGCAATCCAGCTGGCAAATGACTCTCA ATATGGATTAGCCGGTGCAGTATTATCAAATGATCTGGAGCGGTGTGATCGTGTTAGTAAG GCTTTCCAGGCGGGAATAGTATGGGTCAACTGCTCTCAGCCATGCTTCTGCCAAGCTCCGTGGGGTGGAACCAAACGCAGTGGATTTGGCCGTGAATTAGGAGAATG GGGACTTGAGAACTACTTGAGTGTGAAGCAGGTGACTCAGTATATCTCTGATGAACCATGGGGATGGTACAAACCTCCTTCCAAGCTCTGA